In the Salinirubrum litoreum genome, one interval contains:
- a CDS encoding 3-oxoacyl-ACP synthase, with product MNESDADATDDRDAIAGSTETLGREVAITGYGVDVPEEIVTGSAIAEASGIPEDVVVEKMGVREKRVAGDDDHVTDMSVRAGRRALADAGLAATDLDLVLFHGSEFKDHVVWSAAANVAERLGAEDAYAHESYALCAGAPIAIRHTAAQLRVADVENALLVTASREEDLVDYANEDASFMFNFGSGGSALVLEADPREERSRGRVRESAAVTDGSFSLDVVMPAGGSKRPASHETVEAGGHTLDVPDPDDMKERLADVSAPAFLSVADEALAKSGYDRADLDFVALTHMKRSFHDYLLSELGLGESGGYYLDEFGHVQSADQTLALDRGRDLGRVESGDLVLFLAAGTGYTWAATVIEWQG from the coding sequence ATGAATGAGTCGGACGCGGACGCCACCGACGACCGGGACGCGATCGCCGGTTCGACCGAGACGCTCGGCCGCGAGGTGGCGATCACCGGCTACGGCGTGGACGTGCCGGAGGAGATCGTCACCGGGTCGGCGATCGCCGAGGCGAGCGGCATCCCCGAGGACGTCGTCGTCGAGAAGATGGGTGTCCGCGAGAAGCGCGTCGCCGGCGACGACGACCACGTGACCGACATGTCGGTCCGGGCCGGTCGGCGGGCACTGGCCGACGCCGGACTCGCTGCGACCGATCTGGATCTCGTGCTCTTTCACGGCAGCGAGTTCAAAGACCACGTGGTGTGGAGCGCCGCCGCGAACGTCGCGGAACGGTTGGGTGCCGAGGACGCCTACGCACACGAGAGCTACGCGCTCTGTGCCGGCGCACCGATCGCGATCCGGCACACCGCCGCACAACTGCGCGTCGCCGATGTCGAGAACGCGCTGCTCGTGACCGCCAGCAGGGAGGAGGACCTGGTGGACTACGCGAACGAGGACGCCTCGTTCATGTTCAACTTCGGCTCCGGCGGGTCGGCGCTGGTGCTGGAAGCCGACCCGAGAGAAGAGCGAAGCAGGGGCCGCGTCCGCGAGTCGGCGGCCGTCACGGACGGCAGTTTCTCGCTGGACGTGGTGATGCCCGCCGGCGGGTCGAAACGCCCGGCGAGCCACGAGACGGTCGAGGCCGGCGGCCACACGCTGGACGTGCCGGACCCGGACGACATGAAGGAGCGACTCGCGGACGTGAGCGCGCCCGCCTTCCTGTCGGTCGCCGACGAGGCGTTGGCGAAGTCGGGCTACGACCGCGCCGACCTGGACTTCGTCGCGCTGACGCACATGAAGCGGTCGTTCCACGACTACCTGCTCTCGGAACTCGGTCTCGGCGAGTCGGGCGGCTACTACCTCGACGAGTTCGGCCACGTCCAGAGTGCCGACCAGACGCTCGCGCTGGATCGGGGGAGAGACCTCGGTCGCGTCGAGTCGGGCGATCTGGTGCTGTTTCTCGCGGCCGGGACCGGCTACACGTGGGCCGCGACCGTGATCGAGTGGCAGGGCTGA
- a CDS encoding translation initiation factor eIF-2B, protein MIDETVEEIRAMQSHSSSVVAVKATRALRELLDREFTSVEAYERTLEHNAGALRRANPSHASLHNAMRGVLDAVVGETGSVDDAKEATARAIDEVVEDIEAGKHRAAVHAAETFSDGETFLTHDYSSTVMEAVRTACAEGAELTAYCTEARPRYLGRKSAREMAQVEGLETHLMVDGAAGIHLSEVDRVVLGMTCIVNERYYNRVGTFPIVAAAQHEGVPVTVVGSGAKIIEDGFQFENEYRSPIEVLLEPAEGFEIENPAYDETPVDLIDRVITDQGVRTY, encoded by the coding sequence ATGATCGACGAGACGGTCGAGGAGATCCGGGCCATGCAGAGCCACAGTTCCTCCGTCGTCGCGGTCAAGGCGACCCGCGCGCTGCGGGAGTTGCTCGACCGGGAGTTCACGAGCGTCGAGGCCTACGAGCGCACGCTCGAACACAACGCCGGCGCGCTCCGCCGCGCGAACCCCTCACACGCCTCGCTCCACAACGCGATGCGCGGCGTGCTGGACGCGGTGGTCGGCGAGACCGGGAGCGTCGACGACGCGAAGGAGGCGACCGCGCGCGCCATCGACGAGGTCGTGGAGGACATCGAGGCCGGCAAGCACCGCGCGGCGGTCCACGCCGCCGAGACGTTCTCCGACGGGGAGACGTTCCTGACGCACGACTACTCCTCGACGGTGATGGAGGCCGTCAGGACCGCCTGCGCCGAAGGAGCGGAGTTGACGGCGTACTGCACCGAGGCGCGCCCACGCTACCTCGGCCGGAAGTCGGCCCGCGAGATGGCACAGGTCGAGGGACTGGAGACGCACCTGATGGTCGACGGCGCGGCCGGCATCCACCTCTCGGAGGTCGACCGCGTAGTGCTGGGGATGACCTGCATCGTCAACGAGCGCTACTACAACCGGGTCGGGACGTTCCCCATCGTCGCCGCCGCCCAGCACGAGGGCGTCCCGGTGACGGTCGTCGGGTCCGGCGCGAAGATCATCGAGGACGGCTTCCAGTTCGAGAACGAGTACCGGTCGCCGATCGAGGTGCTGCTCGAACCGGCGGAGGGCTTCGAGATCGAGAACCCCGCCTACGACGAGACGCCGGTCGACCTCATCGACCGCGTGATCACGGATCAGGGCGTCCGAACGTACTGA
- a CDS encoding helix-turn-helix domain-containing protein, which yields MIDITMDMEQYDCPFIDATERESVAFSAVHWEFDPSVERLETRMIVEGADREALDNGLSVLRDHDNMADYDLLSKREHVGHVRTEIEQTEAMQLIRDGGGYITGPFYIESGSELWHVGFDDRGEADGTLSKLDRDHEFDVVERDEPDLPELQDFVRNAGAAMTLVEGCRDLSDVERKTLETAVQDGYFKSPRSATLGTLADEFDVSKPAVSKNLRRGQRKMIERVVQALDDLD from the coding sequence ATGATCGACATCACGATGGACATGGAGCAGTACGACTGCCCGTTCATCGACGCGACCGAGCGCGAGTCGGTCGCGTTCTCGGCGGTCCACTGGGAGTTCGACCCCTCGGTCGAGCGACTGGAGACCCGGATGATCGTCGAGGGGGCCGACCGGGAGGCGCTCGACAACGGCCTGTCGGTGCTCCGCGACCACGACAACATGGCCGACTACGACCTGCTCTCGAAGCGCGAACACGTCGGACACGTCCGGACCGAGATCGAACAGACCGAGGCGATGCAACTGATCCGCGACGGCGGCGGCTACATCACCGGTCCATTCTACATCGAGTCCGGCAGCGAACTGTGGCACGTCGGCTTCGACGACCGGGGAGAGGCCGACGGGACGCTCTCGAAACTCGACCGGGACCACGAGTTCGACGTGGTAGAGCGCGACGAACCCGACCTGCCGGAACTGCAGGACTTCGTCCGGAACGCGGGCGCGGCGATGACGCTCGTCGAGGGCTGTCGGGACCTCTCGGACGTGGAGCGCAAGACGCTGGAGACCGCAGTCCAGGACGGCTACTTCAAGAGTCCACGGTCGGCGACACTCGGCACCTTGGCCGACGAGTTCGACGTGTCGAAGCCGGCGGTCTCGAAGAACCTCCGGCGCGGGCAACGGAAGATGATCGAACGCGTCGTGCAGGCGCTCGACGACCTCGATTGA
- a CDS encoding DUF7521 family protein → MGHTAASATVSTAIIIVKTIILVLGGLITYFSLKAYRRTDARPLGLLSLGFGIITFGAAVAGAIHMFLDITLAEGVLVDAVVTMLGLMVITYSLYAR, encoded by the coding sequence ATGGGACACACGGCAGCCTCGGCGACGGTCAGCACCGCGATCATCATCGTCAAGACGATCATCCTCGTCCTCGGCGGCCTGATCACCTACTTCAGTCTGAAGGCCTACCGCCGGACCGACGCCCGGCCGCTCGGCCTGCTCTCGCTCGGGTTCGGGATCATCACCTTCGGCGCGGCGGTCGCCGGCGCGATACACATGTTTCTGGACATCACCCTCGCAGAGGGTGTGCTGGTGGACGCCGTCGTGACGATGCTCGGGCTGATGGTGATCACGTACTCGCTGTACGCTCGGTAG
- a CDS encoding SHOCT domain-containing protein, whose translation MAVDPEYLIETKLAHLLVVGLTAVGVAGVLTGPTLLFWIGYFLVWITFVELFEDDFLSRILDRGNDESDSARTDERASDRPAETADPVETLKRRYAEGELDEDDFERKLDRLLAIDDLDETQLRELVREQ comes from the coding sequence ATGGCTGTCGACCCCGAGTATCTGATCGAGACGAAACTCGCCCACCTGCTCGTGGTCGGACTGACGGCGGTCGGCGTCGCGGGTGTGCTCACCGGGCCGACGCTCCTCTTCTGGATCGGCTACTTTCTCGTCTGGATCACGTTCGTCGAACTGTTCGAGGACGACTTTCTCTCGCGCATCTTGGATCGCGGGAACGACGAGTCGGACTCCGCGCGGACCGACGAACGTGCGTCGGATCGGCCCGCCGAGACTGCCGACCCCGTGGAGACGCTGAAACGCCGGTACGCCGAGGGCGAACTGGACGAGGACGACTTCGAGCGCAAACTCGACCGACTGCTCGCCATCGACGACCTCGACGAGACGCAACTGCGCGAACTCGTCCGAGAGCAGTGA
- a CDS encoding winged helix-turn-helix domain-containing protein: MVRDPRARDELDPEVVLDALDDADARSIIRALDEPMTASELSDACDIPLSTTYRKLDLLTEASLLLEGTEVRSDGHHTTRYEVAFEEVRIALDEERRFEIAVEQRDRSAEERLADMWSQVRRET; this comes from the coding sequence ATGGTGCGCGACCCGCGTGCGCGGGACGAACTCGACCCCGAGGTCGTCCTCGACGCGCTCGACGACGCGGACGCACGATCCATCATCAGAGCGTTAGACGAACCCATGACCGCAAGTGAACTCTCGGATGCCTGTGACATCCCGTTGTCCACGACGTACCGAAAACTGGACCTGCTGACCGAGGCGTCGCTCCTCTTGGAAGGGACGGAAGTCCGGTCGGACGGCCACCACACGACTCGGTACGAGGTGGCCTTCGAGGAGGTGCGGATCGCACTCGACGAGGAACGTCGCTTCGAGATCGCGGTCGAACAGCGCGACCGGAGCGCCGAGGAACGGCTCGCGGACATGTGGTCGCAAGTGAGGAGGGAGACCTGA
- a CDS encoding nucleoside triphosphate pyrophosphohydrolase, with translation MVEEDDKLVRDRIPELIRADDEVPATETVAGEAYRERLHDQLDEEVAEYHESGRVAELADVLAVVNALAALDDVSPGELEAMRREKRAERGGFDDGVVLKRVE, from the coding sequence ATGGTCGAGGAGGACGACAAACTCGTCCGGGACCGCATCCCGGAACTGATCCGTGCCGACGACGAGGTGCCCGCCACCGAGACGGTCGCGGGCGAGGCGTACCGGGAACGACTCCACGACCAACTGGACGAGGAGGTCGCCGAGTACCACGAGTCGGGGCGAGTCGCGGAACTGGCCGACGTGCTGGCGGTCGTCAACGCGCTCGCGGCGCTCGACGACGTGAGTCCCGGGGAACTGGAGGCGATGCGGCGGGAGAAACGCGCGGAGCGTGGCGGCTTCGACGACGGTGTCGTGCTGAAGCGGGTCGAGTGA
- a CDS encoding DUF5804 family protein — protein sequence MTRVCLVGKDDVNLRYELLSRETARDALVTYDLWEPYENSIALETVSVGAAVSLLNDLNWYLVRFVADALVLEPSISETEWLSRKLATQVRNDAVAPDETDQYLQVFGVADGKLVEPMFVTRVDGEIPSYDLRDVDETVVVRVTSEEFA from the coding sequence GTGACGCGGGTCTGTCTCGTCGGGAAGGACGACGTGAACCTCCGGTACGAACTGCTCTCGCGGGAGACCGCCCGAGACGCACTCGTCACCTACGACCTGTGGGAACCCTACGAGAACAGCATCGCCCTGGAGACGGTCAGCGTCGGCGCGGCGGTGTCGCTGTTGAACGACCTGAACTGGTATCTCGTCCGGTTCGTCGCCGACGCGCTCGTGCTGGAACCGTCGATCAGCGAGACGGAGTGGCTCTCCCGGAAGCTTGCCACGCAGGTCCGGAACGACGCGGTCGCACCCGACGAGACCGACCAGTACCTCCAGGTGTTCGGCGTCGCCGACGGGAAACTGGTCGAGCCGATGTTCGTGACGCGCGTGGACGGGGAGATTCCGAGCTACGACCTGCGGGACGTCGACGAGACGGTCGTCGTCCGCGTGACGAGCGAGGAGTTCGCGTAG
- a CDS encoding ABC transporter ATP-binding protein, protein MLRTQGLTKQFGGLTAVDDVDFELPADELCSLIGPNGAGKTTFFNLLTGALTPSEGTIELRDGDGWRDVTDATPHETASLGIHRSYQITNIFPTSTVLENVRIAAQAASDDATNVWRNVGHFEEHVAEADAILDRVGLADERETVAGTLSHGAKRQLEVGIALAGDPDVLLLDEPNAGVSSESVGDIIDLIEDVATDHAVLLVEHNMDIVMNVSDRVVVLNQGAVIADGDPEDVRGDDRVQRAYLGGYESGGSSETSEANDSEASDSTGEGGTV, encoded by the coding sequence ATGCTCCGCACGCAGGGACTGACGAAGCAGTTCGGCGGACTGACCGCCGTGGACGACGTGGACTTCGAGTTGCCAGCGGACGAACTCTGCTCGCTCATCGGGCCGAACGGCGCGGGGAAGACGACGTTCTTCAACCTGCTGACCGGCGCGCTCACGCCGAGCGAGGGCACCATCGAACTCCGCGACGGCGACGGCTGGCGGGACGTGACCGACGCGACGCCACACGAGACGGCCAGCCTCGGCATCCACCGGTCGTACCAGATCACGAATATCTTCCCGACCAGCACCGTGCTGGAGAACGTCCGGATCGCGGCACAAGCGGCCAGCGACGACGCGACGAACGTCTGGCGGAACGTCGGCCACTTCGAGGAACACGTCGCGGAGGCCGACGCGATACTGGATCGGGTGGGTCTCGCCGACGAACGCGAGACGGTCGCCGGCACCCTGAGCCACGGTGCGAAACGCCAACTCGAGGTCGGCATCGCGCTGGCGGGTGACCCCGACGTCCTCCTCTTGGACGAACCGAACGCCGGCGTCTCCTCGGAGTCGGTCGGGGACATCATCGACCTGATCGAGGACGTGGCGACCGACCACGCGGTTCTGCTCGTCGAACACAACATGGACATCGTGATGAACGTCTCCGACCGCGTCGTCGTCTTGAACCAGGGCGCGGTCATCGCCGACGGCGACCCCGAGGACGTGCGCGGCGACGACCGCGTCCAACGCGCCTACCTCGGCGGGTACGAGTCGGGTGGATCGAGCGAGACGAGTGAGGCGAACGACAGCGAAGCGTCGGACTCGACCGGCGAGGGAGGCACCGTATGA
- a CDS encoding ABC transporter substrate-binding protein: MRDGLTTRREALAVLGSAGIVGMAGCTGGDGNETATPGSTDDSDDSDMTDTTTSGDGGASGTVKIGVLQPTSGDLQYYGQQALWGFFSGFAYKNGGDPITDTTSGTRTVTVGDVDYELYVRDSAFSADTSQQLATDLVQNEEVDMLFGCASSGAATRVIDTVVSQAGVPYMAGPAASADITSNSETCNDLVFRASENTAMDARSGGKYVAQETDVSSVYLFGADYSFGRAVVNNYEAVLENEGVEIVGKKFVPQGYTEWDGLLQNATDAGAEGIVGGFTVATLPALFTSYLNGDYDYRVFGGFATEITTSIVGQTLQKVLGTPLTEEKIQEQKFGPFTTRYHWNQYDNEINNAFVESYANAYGKWPDLFSAGTFTAASAIVQAVEAGGSTEGADIAAELRGMTVTDTPKGENGYTFQGYNNQARSAMTVADPIPTTDEAGENWGAAIMPSEPVARIGKDGTTIPADSDEMDCSL; this comes from the coding sequence ATGCGGGATGGACTCACAACACGCCGCGAAGCACTCGCGGTACTCGGCAGTGCGGGCATCGTCGGGATGGCGGGATGTACAGGCGGCGACGGAAACGAGACGGCGACGCCGGGTAGCACGGACGATAGCGACGACAGCGACATGACGGACACGACGACTTCGGGCGACGGCGGCGCGTCGGGCACGGTGAAGATCGGCGTCCTCCAGCCGACCTCCGGCGACCTGCAGTACTACGGCCAGCAGGCGCTGTGGGGCTTCTTCTCCGGCTTCGCCTACAAGAACGGCGGCGACCCGATCACCGACACCACCTCCGGGACCCGGACGGTCACCGTCGGCGACGTGGACTACGAACTGTACGTCAGGGACTCGGCGTTCAGCGCCGACACCTCACAGCAACTCGCCACCGACCTCGTGCAGAACGAGGAGGTCGACATGCTGTTCGGCTGTGCCTCCTCCGGGGCGGCGACCCGTGTCATCGACACGGTCGTCTCGCAGGCCGGCGTCCCGTACATGGCGGGGCCGGCGGCGTCTGCGGACATCACCTCGAACAGCGAGACGTGTAACGACCTCGTGTTCCGCGCGAGCGAGAACACCGCGATGGACGCCCGCTCCGGCGGGAAGTACGTCGCACAGGAGACCGACGTGAGTTCGGTCTACCTCTTCGGCGCGGACTACTCCTTCGGCCGCGCGGTCGTCAACAACTACGAAGCAGTGTTGGAGAACGAGGGCGTCGAGATCGTCGGCAAGAAGTTCGTCCCGCAGGGGTACACCGAGTGGGACGGCCTGCTCCAGAACGCGACCGACGCGGGCGCTGAGGGCATCGTCGGCGGCTTCACGGTCGCCACGCTCCCGGCACTCTTCACCAGCTATCTGAACGGCGACTACGACTACCGCGTGTTCGGCGGGTTCGCCACCGAGATCACGACCTCGATCGTCGGTCAGACGCTCCAGAAGGTGCTGGGGACGCCGCTGACCGAGGAGAAGATCCAAGAGCAGAAGTTCGGCCCGTTCACGACGCGGTACCACTGGAACCAGTACGACAACGAGATCAACAACGCGTTCGTCGAGAGCTACGCGAACGCCTACGGCAAGTGGCCCGACCTGTTCTCGGCGGGCACCTTCACCGCCGCCTCCGCCATCGTGCAGGCCGTCGAGGCCGGCGGCTCCACCGAGGGAGCCGACATCGCCGCCGAACTGCGCGGGATGACCGTCACCGACACGCCGAAGGGCGAGAACGGCTACACGTTCCAGGGGTACAACAACCAGGCTCGCTCTGCCATGACGGTCGCCGATCCGATCCCGACCACGGACGAGGCCGGCGAGAACTGGGGCGCGGCGATCATGCCGAGTGAACCGGTCGCCCGGATCGGGAAGGACGGCACGACCATCCCGGCCGACAGCGACGAGATGGACTGCTCCCTGTAG
- a CDS encoding ABC transporter ATP-binding protein encodes MSLLEVEDVQTYYGESHILEGVDLDVNEGEVVALIGRNGVGKTTTLRSILQLTPPRSGSIRYRGEELVGKDTHEVADMGVGWIPEDRRIFAQLSVEENIRVSVPDGESIGDGLRLAFETFPDLRDHRTRDAGNLSGGQQQMLAIARGLVGDNDLLLVDEPSEGLAPLIVEAVADALESAAEHTTLLLVEQNLPLALDLADRFYVVDKGRVVDSGATADVSADDDRLRRYLSA; translated from the coding sequence ATGAGCCTCCTCGAAGTCGAGGACGTGCAGACGTACTACGGCGAGAGTCACATCCTCGAAGGCGTCGACCTCGACGTGAACGAGGGCGAAGTCGTCGCGCTGATCGGTCGGAACGGCGTCGGGAAGACGACGACCCTCCGGAGTATCCTCCAGTTGACGCCGCCGCGTTCGGGGTCGATCCGGTATCGCGGCGAGGAGTTGGTGGGGAAAGACACCCACGAGGTGGCCGACATGGGGGTCGGCTGGATCCCCGAGGACCGGCGCATCTTCGCACAGCTGTCGGTGGAAGAGAACATCCGGGTGTCGGTGCCGGACGGCGAGTCGATCGGCGACGGACTCCGACTGGCGTTCGAGACGTTCCCGGACCTCCGGGATCACCGGACCCGTGACGCCGGGAACCTCTCCGGCGGGCAACAGCAGATGCTCGCCATCGCACGCGGACTGGTCGGCGACAACGACCTGCTCCTCGTGGACGAACCCTCCGAGGGACTCGCACCGCTGATCGTCGAGGCGGTCGCCGACGCACTCGAATCTGCGGCCGAACACACGACACTGCTCCTCGTCGAGCAGAACCTGCCGCTGGCACTCGATCTGGCGGATCGGTTCTACGTCGTCGACAAGGGTCGCGTCGTGGACTCCGGCGCGACGGCCGACGTGTCCGCCGACGACGACCGACTCAGGAGGTATCTCTCCGCATGA
- a CDS encoding acyl-CoA thioesterase, with the protein MTFRYETQIPTRYRDLDPMGHVNNAVYASYCEQARMDYFDDVFEMDLDALNMVLAHLELDYERPITQGQSVTVRVRVAEVGGSSFIMASEVLADGEVAATCETTQVVLGEDGTPTRVPEAWRERVREFEAEIVEDR; encoded by the coding sequence ATGACCTTCCGGTACGAGACGCAGATCCCGACGCGCTACCGCGATCTGGACCCGATGGGCCACGTCAACAACGCGGTGTACGCGAGTTACTGTGAGCAGGCGCGGATGGACTACTTCGACGACGTGTTCGAGATGGACCTCGACGCACTGAACATGGTGCTCGCACACCTCGAACTGGACTACGAGCGCCCGATCACGCAGGGGCAGTCGGTGACGGTGCGCGTTCGCGTCGCCGAGGTCGGGGGGTCGAGTTTTATCATGGCCTCCGAGGTGCTGGCGGACGGCGAGGTGGCGGCGACCTGCGAGACGACGCAGGTGGTGCTGGGTGAAGACGGGACGCCGACGCGCGTGCCCGAGGCGTGGCGGGAACGCGTTCGGGAGTTCGAAGCCGAGATCGTCGAGGATCGGTGA
- a CDS encoding branched-chain amino acid ABC transporter permease: protein MYDVLVNSPVGAEMTAILPQVTTMVTVFYFALFAMSFDFISGYTGYLSFGHAAFYGAGAYAVVLAANGKVPLVGPETPFMLLLLVAGLLAAVLAVLIGAVSFRLTGVYFAMITLGFSQVLYVFVRDWDYVGSNPRDGVAVPGGVSGFEVGVPGVDALNLAIGRLAGDSVALGFVEFTGTGVSYYMVGLVVLVCYFAMQRIIHSPFGRVMIAIRENEERAKAVGYNTFRYKLGAFAISAFFAGVAGGLLAGFKRSVAPEGTFYFLVAGDALLASIIGGFGTLAGPLFGRLFDESVREFLSKSGEGGGLLPWLRDTLGEGVLATELYNGLTVGGTIETFLNGHAALYVGIVFVLFVLFVPDGLLGTVRQRVGGPVGKHLPAHLRRYLR, encoded by the coding sequence ATCTACGACGTGCTGGTGAACTCGCCGGTCGGCGCGGAGATGACCGCCATCCTCCCGCAGGTGACGACGATGGTGACGGTGTTCTACTTCGCCCTGTTCGCCATGTCGTTCGACTTCATCTCGGGGTACACCGGCTACCTCTCCTTCGGCCACGCCGCGTTCTACGGCGCGGGGGCCTACGCGGTCGTGCTGGCCGCGAACGGGAAGGTCCCGCTGGTCGGCCCCGAGACACCGTTCATGCTCCTGTTGCTCGTCGCGGGGTTGCTCGCGGCGGTGCTCGCCGTGCTGATCGGCGCGGTGTCGTTCCGACTGACGGGCGTCTACTTCGCCATGATCACGCTCGGCTTCTCGCAGGTGCTGTACGTCTTCGTCCGCGACTGGGACTACGTCGGCTCGAACCCGCGTGACGGCGTGGCGGTGCCCGGCGGCGTCTCGGGCTTCGAGGTCGGGGTACCGGGTGTGGACGCGCTGAACCTCGCAATCGGCCGACTGGCGGGCGACTCGGTGGCACTCGGCTTCGTCGAGTTCACCGGCACCGGCGTCTCCTACTACATGGTCGGCCTCGTCGTGTTGGTCTGCTACTTCGCCATGCAGAGGATCATCCACTCGCCGTTCGGGCGCGTCATGATCGCCATCCGGGAGAACGAGGAGCGCGCGAAGGCGGTCGGCTACAACACCTTCCGCTACAAACTCGGCGCGTTCGCCATCAGCGCCTTCTTCGCGGGGGTCGCTGGCGGCCTGCTGGCCGGCTTCAAGCGGTCCGTCGCGCCCGAGGGGACCTTCTACTTCCTCGTGGCCGGTGACGCCCTGCTCGCGTCGATCATCGGCGGCTTCGGGACGCTGGCCGGGCCACTGTTCGGACGCCTGTTCGACGAGTCGGTCCGGGAGTTCCTCTCGAAGTCCGGCGAGGGGGGCGGCCTCCTGCCGTGGCTCCGCGACACGCTCGGCGAGGGCGTGCTGGCGACAGAACTCTACAACGGACTGACCGTCGGCGGGACCATCGAGACGTTCCTGAACGGCCACGCCGCACTGTACGTCGGTATCGTCTTCGTGCTGTTCGTGCTGTTCGTCCCCGACGGGTTGCTGGGGACGGTCCGCCAGCGCGTCGGCGGGCCGGTCGGCAAACACCTGCCGGCGCACCTGCGGAGGTATCTGCGATGA
- a CDS encoding branched-chain amino acid ABC transporter permease has product MTLTALLLTTLFEPITLASATALDATVPLVGFFEALVDFLAPETLASVVVNGLAKAALYIMLAAGLTLIFGLMGVLNFAHGSLTMIGAYLGGLVMVLLVGSATGSLGRLALFFVAIVVVFGLLIALGGVLEVGLIRRLYDRPPIYQILLTFGVTLTLDELARIVVAFYGLQPISDWQAALATKPAILTQSLPLGPINASGLAGFQILAGVVTVAGIYGFLTQTRYGLYIRAGSEDTEMAQALGIDVRRTFTVVFALGAGIAGIAGVFLMWDPRWGASVPLAAETLLPAFVVVIVGGLGTFRGTVVAGLLVGLVDASMTWWFQNAVNFTGLPQMTIFLILVLMLIVKPQGIFGVEEVGGH; this is encoded by the coding sequence ATGACGCTCACCGCACTCCTACTCACCACACTGTTCGAACCGATCACGCTCGCGTCGGCGACTGCCCTCGACGCGACCGTCCCCCTCGTCGGCTTCTTCGAGGCGCTCGTGGACTTCCTCGCGCCCGAGACGCTGGCGTCGGTGGTCGTCAACGGCCTGGCGAAGGCCGCCCTCTACATCATGCTGGCGGCTGGACTGACGCTGATCTTCGGACTGATGGGCGTGTTGAACTTCGCGCACGGCTCGCTGACGATGATCGGTGCGTACCTCGGTGGACTGGTGATGGTCCTGCTCGTCGGGAGCGCGACGGGGTCGCTCGGTCGCCTCGCGCTGTTCTTCGTCGCCATCGTGGTCGTCTTCGGACTGTTGATCGCACTCGGCGGCGTGCTGGAGGTCGGGCTGATCCGGCGGCTGTACGACCGGCCGCCGATCTACCAGATCCTGCTGACCTTCGGCGTCACGCTGACGCTGGACGAACTGGCCCGCATCGTCGTCGCCTTCTACGGACTGCAACCCATCTCGGACTGGCAGGCCGCGCTGGCGACGAAGCCCGCGATCCTCACCCAGTCGCTCCCGCTCGGCCCGATCAACGCCTCGGGGCTGGCCGGCTTCCAGATTCTCGCGGGCGTCGTCACGGTCGCGGGCATCTACGGCTTCCTGACGCAGACGCGCTACGGCCTCTACATCCGGGCCGGGAGCGAGGACACCGAGATGGCACAGGCGCTCGGCATCGACGTGCGCCGGACCTTCACCGTCGTCTTCGCACTCGGGGCCGGCATCGCCGGCATCGCGGGCGTCTTCCTGATGTGGGACCCGCGCTGGGGCGCGTCGGTCCCGCTGGCCGCCGAGACCCTGCTCCCGGCGTTCGTCGTCGTCATCGTCGGCGGCCTCGGCACCTTCCGGGGGACGGTCGTCGCCGGCCTGCTCGTCGGACTGGTCGACGCCTCGATGACGTGGTGGTTCCAGAACGCGGTGAACTTCACCGGTCTGCCGCAGATGACCATCTTCCTGATCCTCGTGCTGATGCTGATCGTGAAGCCACAGGGTATCTTCGGCGTCGAGGAGGTGGGGGGCCATTAG